A section of the Ignavibacteriales bacterium genome encodes:
- the pruA gene encoding L-glutamate gamma-semialdehyde dehydrogenase, which produces MSLPKFKNEPLTDFTKKKNRKDFQKALDKVKARLGQEYPILIGEEKLYTDEKNASLNPSKPEEIIGVFQKATPEMGDKAIRHANEVFQMWKKVSPKKRANILLKAAKELKKRKHEFSAMMVYEVGKNWAEADGDTAEAIDFLEFYAREMIRFSEKQPLTRIPSEDNNLEYIPMGVCLVIPPWNFPLAIAIGMTSAAIVSGNTVALKPSEDSPSIAWMFVELFQSAGLPPGVLNFVPGPGSIVGEVMVQHPLTRVIAFTGSMEVGLRINEVAAKKQPTQIWIKRVIAEMGGKDAIIIDSELHDFDDAVAGVTASAFGFTGQKCSACSRVIVDESLYDKFCDALVEKTSYISIGNAAENPAMGPVINAKSREKTMWYINKAQEEGGKLISGGKEIDNNGGYFIEPTIIKDVKPTDTIAQEEIFAPVLAVIKSKDYDDAINIANGTMFGLTGAVYTKNKKKLQKAYDDFFVGNLYFNRKCTGALVGVHPFGGFNMSGTDSKAGGRDYLLLFLQAKLISAKKIK; this is translated from the coding sequence ATGTCATTACCAAAATTTAAGAACGAACCGCTAACAGACTTCACGAAAAAGAAGAACAGAAAAGATTTTCAAAAAGCACTCGATAAAGTAAAAGCAAGACTCGGACAGGAATACCCAATATTGATAGGAGAAGAAAAGCTTTACACAGATGAGAAGAACGCATCACTAAACCCGAGCAAACCGGAAGAGATAATTGGTGTCTTTCAAAAAGCGACACCGGAAATGGGTGATAAGGCGATCCGACATGCAAACGAGGTATTCCAGATGTGGAAGAAAGTATCTCCAAAGAAGAGAGCAAACATTTTACTTAAAGCCGCAAAGGAACTTAAGAAGAGAAAGCATGAGTTTTCCGCAATGATGGTATATGAAGTTGGAAAGAACTGGGCCGAAGCTGACGGAGATACAGCAGAAGCAATAGACTTTCTTGAGTTTTACGCAAGGGAGATGATCCGATTCAGTGAAAAACAGCCTTTGACCAGAATTCCATCAGAAGATAACAATCTCGAATATATACCAATGGGTGTATGCCTTGTGATACCTCCCTGGAATTTCCCGCTTGCGATAGCAATCGGAATGACTTCGGCTGCAATCGTTTCGGGTAACACGGTGGCTCTGAAGCCATCGGAGGACTCCCCTTCCATAGCATGGATGTTCGTAGAGCTATTCCAGTCAGCGGGACTTCCTCCGGGAGTATTAAATTTCGTTCCGGGACCCGGGTCTATAGTCGGAGAGGTAATGGTTCAGCATCCGCTAACAAGAGTTATTGCATTCACAGGCTCAATGGAAGTTGGATTGAGGATAAACGAAGTTGCTGCAAAGAAACAACCGACACAAATCTGGATAAAGAGAGTTATTGCAGAGATGGGCGGTAAGGATGCAATAATCATTGACAGCGAACTGCATGATTTCGATGATGCAGTAGCTGGAGTGACAGCATCAGCATTCGGATTTACAGGTCAGAAGTGTTCAGCCTGTTCAAGAGTTATAGTAGATGAGAGTTTATATGACAAATTCTGTGATGCGCTGGTAGAAAAAACAAGTTATATCTCAATCGGGAATGCCGCAGAAAACCCTGCTATGGGTCCGGTTATTAATGCCAAGTCCAGGGAAAAAACAATGTGGTATATCAATAAAGCACAGGAAGAGGGCGGAAAGCTTATCTCAGGCGGTAAAGAGATAGACAACAACGGAGGGTACTTCATAGAGCCAACCATAATAAAAGATGTAAAGCCGACCGATACAATTGCACAGGAAGAAATATTCGCGCCGGTGCTGGCAGTCATCAAATCAAAAGATTACGATGACGCGATCAACATTGCAAACGGCACGATGTTCGGGCTGACAGGAGCTGTATATACAAAGAACAAGAAAAAACTACAAAAGGCATACGACGATTTCTTTGTAGGAAATCTATATTTCAACAGGAAATGTACCGGGGCATTGGTAGGTGTTCACCCGTTCGGCGGATTTAACATGAGCGGTACGGATTCAAAGGCGGGCGGAAGAGATTACCTCCTGTTGTTCCTGCAGGCAAAACTTATTAGCGCTAAAAAAATCAAATAA
- a CDS encoding beta-lactamase family protein has product MKRAYLIIFLSLLLYTQAYPYDFSEVDAIVENGIRNRSYPGAQLLIGTNNEILYSKSYGYYTYDQSTPVTENSIFDLASLTKVIATTSAIMKLYDQGKLSLDDRVAYYLPDFAVNGKEWITVRNLLLHNSGLKAWIPFYTTCKNKDDVIKTICDQELKYEPGTSVEYSDLNAILLGVIVEKVTDMGLDEYCRQEIFEPLGMSSTTFNPKGKLNDLALPTEYDNNWRGRQLKGEVHDESAAVMGGVSGNAGLFSNTEDIYKLVSTLMNEGRYYNSYSAGLKIESFVYEGTVDLFLEKPNDVFYYNTRLLGWDSKPEPNSYGRPCGDMISDNCFGHTGYTGTSVWCDRDRNLVIIFLTNRVYPSRTAKGIWQVRPELHDKIIELYTNQQN; this is encoded by the coding sequence ATGAAAAGAGCCTATTTAATAATATTCCTTTCTTTACTACTATACACACAGGCATATCCATATGATTTTTCTGAAGTAGACGCAATCGTAGAAAACGGTATCCGGAACAGGTCCTACCCCGGCGCTCAGCTTTTGATCGGTACAAATAATGAAATACTATATTCAAAATCATACGGATACTATACATATGACCAATCAACCCCTGTAACCGAGAATAGTATCTTCGACCTGGCATCACTGACTAAAGTGATCGCAACAACTTCAGCTATAATGAAGCTATATGACCAGGGCAAGCTGTCACTGGACGACAGGGTGGCATATTATTTACCGGACTTTGCAGTGAACGGTAAAGAATGGATCACTGTAAGAAACCTTCTACTTCATAATTCAGGGCTTAAGGCTTGGATACCATTTTACACAACCTGTAAGAATAAGGATGATGTAATAAAGACTATCTGCGACCAGGAATTAAAATATGAACCCGGCACGTCAGTCGAGTACAGCGATTTGAATGCAATACTACTTGGTGTGATAGTAGAGAAAGTTACGGATATGGGGCTGGATGAGTATTGCAGACAGGAGATATTCGAACCGCTTGGAATGTCGAGTACTACATTTAACCCGAAAGGTAAGCTAAATGACCTTGCATTGCCGACCGAGTATGATAATAACTGGAGAGGACGCCAGCTTAAAGGCGAAGTTCACGATGAGTCCGCTGCCGTAATGGGAGGTGTATCAGGAAATGCCGGTTTATTCTCTAACACAGAGGATATTTACAAGCTTGTCTCCACTCTCATGAATGAGGGAAGATATTACAACTCATATTCCGCAGGGTTGAAGATCGAGTCATTTGTTTACGAAGGAACCGTAGATCTATTCCTTGAGAAACCCAATGATGTATTTTATTACAACACAAGATTGCTGGGATGGGATTCGAAGCCCGAGCCGAATAGCTATGGAAGACCATGCGGGGATATGATCTCCGATAACTGCTTCGGACATACGGGATACACAGGTACCAGCGTATGGTGCGACCGCGACAGGAACCTTGTAATAATATTTTTAACAAACCGGGTATATCCATCCAGAACCGCGAAGGGTATCTGGCAGGTAAGACCCGAGCTGCATGATAAAATAATTGAATTATATACTAACCAACAAAACTAG
- the sucC gene encoding ADP-forming succinate--CoA ligase subunit beta: MKIHEYQAKELLKRYGVPVQNGVAIKTMEEFDGAIAKLKEQGIDQFVVKSQIHAGGRGKGIVYSKHNRDNVVVEGGVKFIGGDVEKGKTYAEKLLGNILVTHQTGPEGKQVQTLFITEGVDIKKEYYLGILLDRSNSRNVIMASTEGGVEIEKVAEETPEKIIKVWVDPAIGLADYQARELAFGLGLEGDAYKDFLKFITKLYKAYVDLDASLVEINPMALTVSNKIIALDAKLTLDDNAMFRHKDYPELRDLNEEDPLEIEASKYNLNYIKLDGNVGCMVNGAGLAMGTMDLIKLAGGEPANFLDVGGTASPETVENGFRIILSDKNVKAILINIFGGIVRCDRVANGVIQAAKNIDINIPVVVRLQGTNAIEARKILDESGLNLISADTLEDAAQKVTQAINKNGEEESLVDNEYDDTPKIYAETSAEVQMASENNENPGNREL; this comes from the coding sequence ATGAAAATTCACGAGTACCAGGCAAAAGAGCTTTTAAAAAGATACGGTGTTCCTGTCCAGAATGGTGTCGCAATAAAAACCATGGAAGAATTTGATGGCGCGATAGCAAAGCTAAAAGAGCAAGGAATCGACCAATTCGTAGTCAAATCACAGATACACGCAGGCGGTAGAGGTAAAGGGATAGTCTACAGCAAGCACAACAGGGACAATGTGGTAGTTGAGGGCGGTGTAAAGTTTATCGGGGGTGATGTCGAGAAAGGTAAAACTTATGCTGAGAAGCTTCTCGGTAACATTCTCGTTACACACCAGACCGGACCGGAAGGCAAGCAGGTTCAGACATTATTTATCACAGAAGGTGTGGACATAAAGAAAGAGTATTACCTAGGTATCTTGCTAGACAGAAGTAACTCAAGAAATGTTATTATGGCTTCTACGGAAGGCGGTGTAGAAATCGAAAAGGTTGCAGAAGAAACACCAGAGAAGATAATCAAAGTATGGGTAGACCCGGCGATCGGGCTGGCTGATTATCAGGCAAGAGAGCTGGCATTTGGATTAGGACTTGAGGGTGATGCGTACAAAGATTTTCTAAAATTCATAACAAAGCTTTACAAGGCATATGTAGACCTGGATGCTTCACTTGTAGAGATAAATCCAATGGCTCTGACGGTAAGTAATAAGATCATCGCACTGGACGCGAAACTCACGCTCGACGATAACGCAATGTTCCGCCATAAAGACTATCCGGAATTAAGGGATCTCAATGAAGAAGACCCTCTGGAAATAGAAGCATCAAAGTATAACCTTAACTATATAAAGCTGGACGGAAACGTGGGATGTATGGTTAACGGCGCCGGACTTGCGATGGGAACAATGGATCTTATCAAGCTTGCAGGCGGTGAGCCGGCTAATTTCTTAGATGTTGGTGGAACAGCTTCACCAGAGACAGTCGAGAACGGATTCAGGATCATACTTTCAGATAAGAACGTAAAAGCAATACTAATAAATATATTCGGCGGTATCGTAAGGTGCGACAGGGTTGCAAACGGTGTGATACAGGCAGCAAAGAATATCGATATCAATATACCGGTTGTGGTCAGGCTGCAGGGAACAAATGCAATCGAAGCAAGGAAGATACTCGATGAATCAGGTCTTAACCTAATATCCGCAGATACTCTTGAGGATGCCGCGCAAAAGGTTACACAAGCAATTAATAAGAACGGTGAGGAAGAAAGTCTTGTAGATAATGAATATGATGACACGCCGAAAATATATGCAGAGACCAGCGCTGAAGTTCAGATGGCATCCGAAAACAACGAGAACCCGGGCAACAGAGAATTATAA